One segment of Cetobacterium sp. NK01 DNA contains the following:
- a CDS encoding SDR family NAD(P)-dependent oxidoreductase, translating to MENDKLKKICIITGGAGGIGYHLSEGFLKKGYKVIVLDINKHKELSKGIDFLKVDLRFEDDIKHAFSQIIEKYGTAHILINNGAISNFSKSIEDISINEFDDVINVNLRGSFICCKEFIKVNKGQNYGRIINISSTRWNQNEANWEAYGASKGGLISMSNTLAISLSRTPITVNAISPGWIQVDNYDDLTEADHSQHPSGRVGIPRDILNACLFLANPENDFINATNLVIDGGITKKMIYE from the coding sequence ATGGAAAACGATAAGTTAAAAAAGATTTGTATTATCACTGGAGGAGCTGGTGGCATTGGTTACCATCTTTCAGAAGGATTTTTAAAAAAAGGATATAAAGTAATTGTTTTAGATATTAATAAACACAAAGAGCTATCAAAAGGTATCGACTTTCTTAAAGTGGATTTAAGATTTGAAGATGATATAAAACATGCTTTTTCTCAAATTATTGAAAAATATGGAACTGCTCACATACTCATAAATAATGGAGCTATTTCAAATTTTAGTAAAAGTATCGAAGATATCTCTATCAATGAATTTGATGATGTTATAAATGTCAATCTTCGTGGAAGTTTTATTTGTTGTAAAGAGTTTATAAAAGTAAATAAAGGACAAAACTATGGCCGGATAATAAATATATCCTCTACTCGATGGAATCAAAATGAAGCCAACTGGGAAGCTTATGGTGCTTCAAAAGGTGGATTAATCTCTATGAGTAACACTCTTGCTATCTCTCTTTCTAGAACACCTATTACTGTTAACGCAATAAGTCCTGGATGGATACAAGTAGATAATTATGATGATTTAACAGAAGCCGATCACTCTCAACATCCTTCAGGCAGAGTGGGTATTCCTCGAGATATCCTTAATGCTTGTTTATTTTTAGCTAATCCTGAAAATGATTTTATTAATGCTACAAATTTAGTCATTGATGGTGGCATAACTAAAAAAATGATTTATGAATAG
- a CDS encoding MalY/PatB family protein, whose translation MKYNFDEVISRANTRCAKYDERIKKFGTDDLIPLWIADMDFKTAQPIIDALKTKAEEGIFGYVSRPDSYFKAGCDWQKRRNGWEINKSLCSFSVGVVPAMTVMAEIWCKSGSSILIQPPIYGEFYEIVENSGNRVLINRLVEKDGKWSVDWEDFENKIKKVSMFLFCNPHNPLGIVWKKEEIEKIVNLCAENDVLLISDEIHSDLIFHNKKFIPTATVSDLAKKTVVTCFSATKTFNLAGLQACTIVFPNNKLKDEFDKWWFSKDIHRNNSFSSIAMEVAYNEGEEWLNQLLPYISSNFDFVVEYCKKNIPKIKTYAPDATYLMWLDCRALNLSSTELEKFMIEKAKLGLNSGTAFDKELNGFMRLNVACPKSVLKQALEQLKKAVDKL comes from the coding sequence ATGAAATATAATTTTGATGAAGTAATTTCTAGAGCAAATACTAGATGTGCAAAATATGATGAACGAATAAAAAAATTTGGAACAGATGATTTAATACCACTTTGGATAGCAGATATGGATTTTAAAACTGCTCAACCAATTATAGATGCTTTAAAAACTAAAGCTGAAGAAGGGATATTTGGGTATGTTTCAAGACCAGATAGCTATTTTAAAGCTGGATGTGATTGGCAAAAGCGAAGAAATGGATGGGAAATTAATAAATCATTATGCTCATTTTCTGTGGGAGTGGTTCCTGCTATGACAGTGATGGCTGAAATTTGGTGTAAAAGTGGAAGTAGCATTTTAATTCAACCACCAATTTATGGAGAATTTTATGAAATAGTTGAAAATTCAGGTAATCGTGTATTAATAAATCGTCTTGTAGAAAAAGATGGGAAATGGTCTGTTGATTGGGAGGATTTTGAAAATAAGATAAAAAAAGTATCTATGTTTTTATTTTGTAATCCCCACAATCCATTAGGTATAGTATGGAAAAAAGAGGAGATTGAAAAGATTGTAAATCTTTGTGCAGAGAATGATGTTTTATTAATAAGTGATGAGATACATTCGGATCTAATTTTTCATAACAAGAAATTTATTCCAACAGCAACAGTGAGTGATTTAGCTAAAAAAACAGTGGTAACTTGTTTTTCAGCAACAAAAACATTTAATTTAGCAGGACTACAAGCTTGCACTATTGTTTTTCCAAATAATAAGTTGAAAGATGAGTTTGACAAATGGTGGTTCTCAAAAGATATTCATCGTAATAACTCTTTTTCATCTATTGCTATGGAAGTAGCTTACAACGAAGGAGAGGAGTGGTTAAATCAATTGTTACCTTATATTAGCAGTAACTTTGATTTTGTAGTTGAATATTGTAAGAAAAATATTCCAAAAATTAAAACTTATGCTCCTGATGCAACATATTTAATGTGGTTAGATTGTAGAGCTTTAAATCTGAGTAGTACAGAATTAGAGAAATTTATGATTGAAAAAGCAAAACTTGGTTTAAATAGTGGAACAGCATTTGATAAAGAGTTAAATGGATTTATGAGATTAAATGTTGCTTGTCCAAAAAGTGTTTTAAAACAGGCATTAGAACAATTGAAAAAAGCGGTTGACAAATTATAA
- a CDS encoding LysR family transcriptional regulator: MNNTDVIAFSEVVKQGSFSKAAEKLFITQSALSSKIKNLEEELDCKLFYRKKGVRYVELTKAGKDFLNLIDRWNKLWFEMSNIKSTVSDISFVVSALNSISTSLLPQVFLNFLERNSKVFLKTEDLSSYASYDAIENRTVDFAIVVDQRYSLNVSCNPLFSEKMVIISGNNSNFSDNIDLSELNPSKFIYCPWFLEFEQWCQIYFGKNFKPYIQIQIVHQIDFMLTNKDCWCIVPNTVAQMLAKKSNIKIHEINFSIPKRKIFYLHTVENRHENYLISELIYCLKQELIELEKNKVLKCDFQYIENDFGLI, encoded by the coding sequence ATGAATAATACTGATGTAATAGCTTTTTCAGAAGTTGTTAAACAAGGAAGTTTTTCTAAAGCTGCAGAAAAACTTTTTATTACTCAATCTGCTTTAAGTTCAAAAATTAAAAATCTTGAAGAGGAACTTGATTGTAAACTTTTTTATAGAAAAAAAGGTGTAAGATATGTTGAACTTACCAAAGCTGGAAAAGATTTCTTAAATTTAATTGATCGATGGAATAAGCTTTGGTTTGAGATGTCTAATATTAAATCTACAGTGTCTGATATTTCTTTTGTAGTTTCTGCATTGAATAGCATTAGCACTTCTCTTCTTCCACAAGTTTTTCTAAATTTTTTAGAAAGAAATAGTAAAGTTTTTTTAAAAACAGAGGATTTATCTAGTTATGCCTCTTACGATGCCATTGAAAATAGAACTGTCGATTTTGCTATTGTAGTTGATCAAAGATACTCTTTAAATGTTTCTTGTAATCCATTATTCTCAGAAAAAATGGTAATAATCTCTGGAAATAACTCTAATTTTTCTGATAATATTGATTTATCAGAACTAAATCCTTCTAAATTTATCTATTGTCCTTGGTTTTTAGAATTTGAACAATGGTGCCAAATTTATTTTGGAAAAAACTTCAAACCTTATATTCAAATTCAAATAGTACACCAAATAGATTTTATGCTCACAAATAAAGATTGTTGGTGTATTGTACCAAATACCGTTGCTCAAATGCTTGCAAAAAAATCAAATATAAAAATTCATGAAATAAACTTTAGTATTCCCAAAAGAAAAATATTTTATTTACATACTGTTGAGAATAGACATGAAAATTATCTCATTTCTGAATTAATTTATTGTCTAAAGCAAGAGCTTATTGAGTTGGAAAAAAATAAAGTTTTAAAGTGCGATTTTCAATATATTGAAAATGATTTTGGATTGATATAA